The DNA segment CTTGGACAGCTGGTTCCTTAACAGAGCTTGCGACTCCCTGTAATTGACACAGATGTTCACCGAGACAACACCAGACTTCAATCAGCACAAATAGGTGGACTTTAATTCAGAGGTTGCAGGGAGTGGAAGAATAAGATCTAGCACAAACAATGGAAGCTGACGCATCgataaaatatctaggagaatgTATACCCAGCGATATAGAATAGAACGACCACATATAACTAATCGCAGGTGAcacagatgccagaccgagattcattccAGGGAACGCCAGGAAATGTAGTACTCCTGGAAAGGAAGCTAATAAccgtcgttcgaccaatacttaaaTACTGCTCGATAGCCTTGGATCTATACCAGATACGACTGATAGAAAAAGACAGAGAAAATTGAAAGAAGAGCAGGGCGTTTAGTAAGCGTGAAAGCAGCACGGAAATTCTCAGCCAGCCGCAGTTGCAGAAgccgcaagagaggcgttctgcatcaaggtgtgccTTACGGTtaaaaggtccccagttcgagtctcggtccagcacatagttttaatctgccaggaagcttcatatcagtgcacactccgctgcagagtgaaaatttcattctggcacaAATATATCATTTCCTCCTAACTGCACCTCTAAAACACCATGAAGGGAAAAACTGAGAGCCATTCTGGCACAAATATATCATTTCCTCCTAACTGCACCTCTAAAACACCATGAAGGGAAAAACTGAGAGCTTCTATTTCACACGCAAGGCTAACGCAATGGCTCTTCCTGCGAGAGATGATGAGAGAGGAGAATTGTTACATTCTGGTAAAAGGCGAATAAGGGGAAGAATGCTGTTGTTCGATGTATATGAGCCTGTACCAGAAAAGGCATCCGAATTGAGGCACCAGTCTTTTGGAAACAGATATTTAATTACAGAAGCCATTTATGACTGGATCATTGTATTATGGGAAAGCGAGTTGTACAGAATACAACAGAAACAAAACTGGAGACCTTTAAAATGTTAAATTTCTACTATTAAGAATAGTTACAGGAATATATGACGCAAAAACTTTCCCCAAAAGGAGGAACTGACTAGTGACATACATCTCAAAACATCCAAGGAATAGTACCAGTGGTAGGGGAAGGAGCAGTTGAAGTGAAGAACGATATGATACAATAGCAAGAGAAGACGAGGAACGAAGTTCACAGAGAACCTATGTGGTATCAGAAGGTGGGACATTTTAGTGAGCTGTCAAGTCATACACGTAAAAGGTGTATAGGTGCTGGCAGGAAGAGTAGAGGGTAGAGGATGAAAAGGAGTTATCAAAGAAGCAAGGTCTAGTAGTCATGCAGTTGTGAAATGATAAGGCAGAATTTAAGGCGAGTGGTAGGAATCATTTTCCAACAATCTTCAATTATGTCCTATTCACAACTGTATGTCTACTACATCTATTATACTTGATAACTCCTTTTCATCTTCCACaattacagttttttccctcttctCCACCAGCCAGCGGCCATACAACTCGTACGTGGGTGAAATGACAGCTCATTAATTGTCCCATCCTCTGCATGTCTACTACATCTATCACACCTGATAACTCCTTTGCATCTTCCACAGCTACAGCTTTTCCCCTCTACTCCACCGGCCAGCGGCCATACACCTCGTACATGGGTGAAATGACAGCTCATTAATTGTCCCATCTTCTGAATGTCTACTACATCTATCATGCATGATAACTCCTTTTCATCCTCCACagctacagcttttgccctctacacctgCCAGCGGCCATACACCTCGTACGTCGGTGAAATGACAGCTCATTGATTGTCCCATCTTCTGTAGACTTCATTCCTCATCTACCCAGTCGGAGGACTGACGAGTACGTGTGAGGGAGGGTACTTACCGCTACAGGCTGAGGTACCGGCACTGGGTACGGCCTGTCCACGTGTACAGGGACTGGCCGGTCCACGGCGACTGGGTACGGCTTGGGTACGGCGACGGCGTACGGCTTGGGGACTGGTACAGCATATGGTGCTGGGACAGCCACAGGCACGTGCTTCTCCACGGTTACGGGGTACGGTGCTGGTACGGGAACTGGGACCTGTGccacaaaaagaaacacacatcgTCAACCCCTCTTCAGCATCACCGTGTCAGTTCATCTGCTTACGTTGACTTACAGGTCTGGTGGTAGTTGCTTGGGGTGCTAAATGAACGCACCAGATACATATCTACAATCTTGTGTCTCTATAACCTTTCATTTTTCACAGTCCATGCATTAAGAAAATTGCTCTACGTGCTATATGAGTGAAAAGTCAGAAACATAGAGTATGATGCATCACAGGTGTCTCAAAAGTGAAGCGTACTAATGCGATGAATTAACCTACTGGCATTAAGTAACACTGCATGCCCTGATTCCTAGGCATTGCCTACCAGGAACTCCCTCTTAAGTTTTTTGCTAAATGAGGTCTCCCCTGGACGCATTGCTAGTCTGATACCCCAGTAGGACAGGATATGGTGGAGAGTGTTTCATCCACACAATGCGGTTTGTCTTAGCAGCTATACTCAGTATACATACTAATTAATGTGTAGGGGATATATACTTGAACAAATTAAATTCACTACCTAATTCCCGAATATGATGCACTACTGCCCGCCTTCTATATCATCTACTGACAACAGCAccttggatgcagtatggaggggcatctGATCATCACATTGCTGTCCCAGGTATTGTTTGCTTTATGAACCTTGGAGCTATCGCTTGTAAGTAAAATAGCTCATCCGTTGGCATGTCAGAACCAACAAGAGCAGTGCAGTAGTAGAACTACACCATGGCTTAACATGCTGCAGCCAGATTAATTTACAATTCCATTACGAAAGGCATACATTGTACTCATACAAATAAAAACAACATATTTCTGAAAGACCCTTAAATGTTATTAAAGCTCTGAAATAAACACATTTGTTGAATTATGATAGATGGATAGAAAATCGTAAGCGGTTAACAGTATGTGGATGAAGTTATGGGAGCAGCCTTACTTTTTCACTACCGTATTGGTGTTAATGGGCGCCATAACTACTCAAAAAGAGGAAACAGTCTTACTTTATAAGTACAGGTTTGGTGTTAACAGATACTGTAACCACTCAGAAAGCAAATGCACAACTGTATCCATGAAAGCAATTGGATACCAACTGGAAATAGACAGAAAATCGTTCAACATCTCGAGACATTTAAATGTGTTGATACATATTATCGAACAGTAGAAATGTCGAAAAAGAGGTTAGAGAACAAGCAGCAAAACCAAACAACGTGGCATGGTGTTTAAATACTGCAACTTGAAAGAAAACATCTAGAAAAATAATTAGACCAGTTACGATATACACAGTTGAGGCCATTTCTGAAACATCAGTAACTAGAAGTTTTTGGAAAGCTGGGAATTGAAAGTTCTGTGGAGGATTGCAAGGAAGACACTTAGAGATACAGAAGTGAAAGCATTAGAAAAGAAACTGGACTCGGTTAATGAGTGTGTGCATAAAAGAATGCGTGAATAGCACAGACACTTAGACGTGACTGATGAACAGGAGATTGCGAAAATCGTATGACATAAATCACTAAGGAATATAGGTTGCCCAAGGAAAAGAACTCAAGGTAGAACATAATGACGAAAATGCGCTTTAGcctaaaaagaaagaaggaagaacaaaccgGAGCGGTGTGCTGCCAGAGTACATCATGGCGTGGATAATGTAGCATGTTGTGAGGTACCTGCTTGGTGATGGTGGTGTGCACAGAGACGCCGGGCTCGAACACAGCTGCTGAGAGAGGAGCTGGAAGGGCTGGACCAGCGGCAGCGACAGCGCCAGCTGGTGCCGCAACACCAGCCAGTGCTGAACCCACTCCATAGCCGCCCAGTGTTCCGTACTCCAGGGCGCCGAAGTCTCCCAGCCCGAAGAGGCCGCGCTTGTCGTGCCTCTTGCTCGCcacctgttgctgctgctgctgctgctgctcctcacaCAGCACTGCGCCTGCTAGCGCCAGCACCACCACCTGTGAGGAAGGTCACTGCGTTACAAAAGCTCGGTGCTCATTCACAACCATCAGAGACTGATGAAGCTGGCTTCACCACTGTAAGCCCCTTACCTTTATATTGGCTGTATCGTCTAATGTTTCTGTTCCAGAAGCAAACTATGTTGCTTGACgactgctaaggaacaactgacacttgctgaGGAAAAACAATTAACAATTGCTACAGAACTTCCGATCAATAGCAAAAGGAAATGAAGTGAAGCTTGTGCACAAACGCAGGGTACACATTCGACAGATAATGCAGTACAGTGTTTGATGAAGCTTGTTGTCCATTGCAGATGAGCAGCTGGACGACTCAGAGGCAGTCAGTGTCACTTCTGTGGCCACAGTAATGGCTGTGTCCGAAAGTGTCGTCTCGCATTTAAAAAAGGCCACTGAATGTGGAAAATGAAAATGATCATATGGTGTCAGTGGACGGGAATTCCCAGGAgggaagttcggcagccaagtgcaggtcttattgagtGCAACGTGACATTAGGAGAATtgtgcgtcgacaatggggatgaaatgatgatggggacagcacaacacccagtccctaaggggagaaaatctcccaccccagcgggaatcaaacccaggcccccaTACATGGCAATACAATAGACAGTCCAGCTAGTGGGGTGGAcactgaaggtggaaatgctatgcaAAGCCATGTTGCTGGTCACAGACAGACCACCAcaccgcaagaggatcgatacgCAGCTCTggtggcgaaaaggaacagacatctcgtTCCTATGCAGATGGCTGTAAATCTTTCAACTGCTGCAAGAGTTACATGCATCCCGGTTTAACCACACCATCATTGACGAAATGTTCGTTGGTGTAGGTAGCCTGTTGGTTCGGGTCAGCAACAGTGACCTAGAGTGATATTTTCAGACGAACCCACAACACTGTGATATGTGATTTTGGCCACCAGTTAGTCTAATGAGAAAGGGGAACACTTTACACACTACAGAATGTTCacgaacatcatcggtatgggctagGCGTTATGGTGTTGGCATACATTATGCgcgctataacactaccttggtgaacgccggatattacttctgttttactaaatgaatttccgtctattactccgaactgtgacctttgtgacaggaaatcacgaatccagtcgcacaactgaggcgataatccatgggcacgcagtttggttagacgacgcttgtgaggaaccgtgtcgaaagccttccagaaatctaaaaatatggaattaatttgacatgcTGGTGGTGGAAAAACGTTTCACTGCCAGCAATTGGTTGGCAAGGTGAGAAGAGATCGTGGCATAAAGTTCATGATCAGCAGACTTTGCACCAGTGTCTtgatttaaataccaaacctctctgcaatgtctcatgaagtgagagaaTGTGACAGTTGATGGTGATCCTTCTGTTGGTTACGAGCGTTAACCTTGACGgcgcccttggtgctattcgacagAAGTAGGCTATGTGTcagcaccgggtttcaccctctccgttcttctgtcatcatcatcatcatcatcatcgtcttcataCAATACTAGACTCCAAAATCGTCACAATAGACGAGGAGCATAAACCTGTCGATCCTTCGCTAACATTTGCGGAGGGCAAGAGGCAATGCAAGGAACAATGGTAGAGGGAAAAGTCGATGGCTGAAGACCTAGAGGAAGTGCACCTTGTCTGTGGATGGACCTTTTTTCACAtgtcttgcaaaccatggatgaagggtatcagaccgatgccatattccttgacttccgccggaaagcgtttgactcggtgccccactgcagactcctaactaaggtacgagcatatgggattggttcccaaatatgtgagtggctcgaagacttaagtaatagaacctaataCGTTGTCggcgatggtgagtgttcatcggaggtgagggtatcgtctggagtgccccagggaagtgtggtttccatctacacaaatgatcttttgggtagggtggatagcaatgtgcggctgtttgctgatgatactgtggtgtacgggaaggtgtcgtcgttgagtgactgtaggaggatacaagatgacttggacaggatttgtgattggtgtaaagaatggcagctaactctaaatatagataaatgtaaattaatgcagatgaataggaaaaagaatctcgtattgtttgaatactccattagtagtgtagcgcttgacacagtcacgtctgttaaatatttgggcgtaacattgcagagcgatatgaagtgggacaagcatctaatggtagttgtggggaaggctgatagtcgtcttcggttcgttggtagaagtttgggaagatatggttcatctgtaaagcagactgcttataaaacactaatacgagctattcgtgagtactgctccagcgtttgagatccctatcaggtcggattgagggagcacgtagaaacaattcagaggcgggctgctagatttgttactggtaggttcgatcatcacacgagtgttacggaaatgcttcaggaactcgggtgggagtctctggaggaaaggaggcgttcttttcgtgaatcgctactgaggaaatttagagaaccagcttttgaggctgactgcagtacaattttactgccgccaacttatatttcgcggaaagaccacaaagataagataatagatattagggctcgaacagaggcatataggcaatttttccctcgttctgtttgggagtggaacagggagagaagatgctagttgtggtacgaggtaccctccgccacgcaccgtatggtggattgcggagtatgtatgtagatgtagatgaagatccttACTAGGGTGGGCTTGCTGCGATAAATCGCCATGGCCAAGAACGAGCAAGCCATCAAGAGGCACACCACATGATGTCACCGCGTAGGGTTGGACCAGAGACGGACCAGATGTTCACCGATAGCCTAGCAATGGTCGGATACTGTCAGTGAGCTTTGAATTAGCCGTAGACACTACACACGATCGTTGCGTcataagccggtcggtgtggccgagcgattctagctgcttcagccgggaaccgcgcgaccactacggtcgcaggatccattcctgcttcggacatggatgtatgtgatgtccttaggttagttaggtttaagtagttctaagttcttaggggactgatgaccttagatgttaagacccatagtgcccagagccattttttcgtgGCTTCATATCGAATGCAGTGCAGCGCCGAGGCGGTGTGGACGCTGTCCAGCAGGTGGGAAAGCGCGCCGGGCCGCCTTTCCTCGTTTTCTTCCGCTGGCGAGGCATCAAGGCCCCGGCGTGTCCTTGCTTTCTCCAGCGAGCGTCCGGCCTCGAACCTGACTTACATCGGCGAGCGGCCGCCGGGAAAGGTGTTGCGTCACCGCCGCCTTTCatccagcaccagcagcagcggccGCGCTGTTACGGAACAGGACGGATGAACCTGGCTGCCCACGAGTGCGATGACGCAACGGCGGCTGTGAGGTCGCTTTCCTCCTCAGTGCGTCCTCCAGGTCCACGTGTCTTTAGAGGAAGGTCACCGTGTAAATGCTTTCTGTACTTCTACTGCCCAGCAAGTGGAACAGGTGGAATGACGAGCAAGTAGGCGcttcatctgttgttgttgttgtggtcttcagtcctgagactggtttgatgcagctctccatgctaccctatcctgtgcaagctccttaatctcccagtacttacaagggaacctccccatcgtaaccccctcagatttagttataagttggcacagtggataggccttgaaaaacggagcACAGaccgatcgagaaaacaggaagaagttgtgtggaactatgaaaaaaataagcaaaataaacaaactgagtagtccatgcgcaagataagcaacatcaatgagagtatgaactcaggagcgccgtggtcccgtggttagcgtgagcagctgtgaaacgacaggtccttggttcaagtcttccctcgagtgaaaactttaattctttattttcagacaattgttatctGTCCGTCTATtatgtttcatcacttttttgggagtgattatcgctTCCACAAGAatatctaaatcgggcaaggtagaagaatctttttacccaagtgtacaagttaggtgggtcgacaacatattcctgtcatgtgacgcacatgccgtcaccagtgtcgaatagaatatatcagacgtgttttcctgtggagaaatcagctgacctatgaccttgcgatcaaatgttttcggttcccattggagaggcacgtcctttcgtctattaatcgcacggttttgcggtgcgatcgcaaaacacaaacactaaacttattacagtgaacagagacgtcaatgaacgaacggacagatcataactttgcgaaaataaagaaagtaaaacttttaTTCGAGGccatacttgaaccaaggacctctcgttccgcagctgctcacgctaaccacgggaccacgacgctcctgaacttatactctccttgatgttgcgcatggtctactcagtttgtatattttgcttatttttttcatagttccacacaacttcttcctgttttctcgattgatctgtgttccgtttttcatggcctatccactgtgccaacttataactacatctgaggggggagcgatggggagcttcccttgttagtgcaacctacatccttctgaatctacttagtgtagtcttggtctccctctacgatttttatcctccacgctgccctccaatgctaaatttgtgatccctt comes from the Schistocerca piceifrons isolate TAMUIC-IGC-003096 chromosome 9, iqSchPice1.1, whole genome shotgun sequence genome and includes:
- the LOC124717369 gene encoding cyclin-dependent kinase inhibitor 1C-like, encoding MKLLVVVLALAGAVLCEEQQQQQQQQVASKRHDKRGLFGLGDFGALEYGTLGGYGVGSALAGVAAPAGAVAAAGPALPAPLSAAVFEPGVSVHTTITKQVPVPVPAPYPVTVEKHVPVAVPAPYAVPVPKPYAVAVPKPYPVAVDRPVPVHVDRPYPVPVPQPVAVPVAKPVPYFIHKPVAVPVAHPVPVAVPKPIVFEKTFELGGWH